Proteins encoded within one genomic window of Kibdelosporangium phytohabitans:
- a CDS encoding ABC transporter substrate-binding protein, with translation MTRKLALVLAVGLLAGCGASVQPAAEAPAPVAITNCGEEVSYPLPQRPVAYDVSGAEKMFSLGLADRMRGYVMNKLGDPSIAGSPWREDYTKVQRLGTARITREIVVDAKADWVLAGWGSGFSEERGITPNLLDQVGVRSYMHTETCWNYGDKKTDVPPLDALYTDLENLGRIFKVEQRATDLVAELKGRVAKVRQSAPANAQPAKVFVYDSGTDQPFTAGKHAAPTDIITAAGGRNVMGDLRKGWTSVGWEPVVQAAPDVIIIVDYADQPAADKQKFLESLPALQSVPAVQQDRYFVMSYGDAVSGPRNVKGAEDFAAYLRSVGR, from the coding sequence GTGACCAGGAAATTGGCCCTTGTGCTCGCGGTGGGCCTGTTGGCTGGGTGCGGCGCGTCCGTGCAACCGGCGGCGGAGGCGCCCGCTCCGGTCGCGATCACCAACTGCGGCGAGGAAGTCAGCTATCCGCTGCCGCAGCGGCCGGTCGCGTACGACGTCAGCGGTGCGGAGAAGATGTTCTCACTCGGCCTGGCCGACCGCATGCGCGGTTACGTGATGAACAAGCTCGGTGACCCGTCGATCGCCGGGTCGCCGTGGCGCGAGGACTACACCAAGGTCCAGCGGCTCGGCACGGCCAGGATCACGCGGGAGATCGTCGTCGACGCCAAGGCGGACTGGGTGCTGGCCGGGTGGGGATCGGGGTTCAGCGAAGAGCGCGGGATCACCCCGAACCTGCTCGACCAGGTCGGCGTCCGCAGCTACATGCACACCGAGACCTGCTGGAACTACGGCGACAAGAAAACCGACGTGCCGCCGCTCGACGCGCTGTACACCGACCTGGAGAACCTCGGCCGGATCTTCAAGGTCGAACAGCGCGCCACGGACCTGGTGGCCGAGTTGAAGGGCCGGGTGGCCAAGGTGCGGCAGTCGGCCCCGGCGAACGCCCAGCCCGCCAAGGTCTTCGTCTACGACTCCGGCACCGACCAGCCGTTCACGGCGGGCAAGCACGCGGCACCCACCGACATCATCACCGCCGCCGGCGGCCGCAACGTCATGGGAGACCTGCGCAAGGGCTGGACGTCGGTCGGCTGGGAACCGGTCGTCCAAGCCGCGCCCGACGTGATCATCATCGTCGACTACGCCGACCAGCCCGCCGCGGACAAGCAGAAGTTCCTCGAATCGCTGCCAGCGTTGCAGTCCGTCCCCGCGGTGCAGCAGGACCGCTACTTCGTCATGTCCTATGGGGACGCTGTCAGCGGGCCGCGCAACGTCAAGGGAGCCGAGGACTTCGCCGCCTACCTCAGGTCGGTCGGCCGATGA
- a CDS encoding ABC transporter ATP-binding protein, with product MDIALTGVSVDIAGKSLIRDLHLEADSGQVVGLVGPNGSGKSTALRCVYRALTPSAGAVYLDGTDVATLTLRENAQRVAALTQDNHTDLDFTVSEVVALGRTPHLRGNQPLSATEHALCREAMEQTDVLHLQDRSVLTLSGGERQRVFIARALVQQPKVLVLDEPTNHLDVRHQVELLSFLGKSGLTVLVAIHDLNLAAAACDRLGVLAGGEVVAAGAPVDVLTTDLVRRVFGVDATIVAHPRTGVPQLLYDLREKA from the coding sequence ATGGACATCGCGCTCACCGGCGTCTCGGTCGACATCGCGGGCAAGTCGCTGATCAGGGACCTGCACCTGGAAGCCGACTCCGGCCAGGTCGTCGGCCTCGTCGGACCGAACGGCAGCGGCAAGTCCACCGCGCTGCGGTGCGTCTACCGCGCGCTCACGCCCAGCGCCGGAGCGGTGTACCTGGACGGCACGGACGTGGCCACGTTGACCTTGCGGGAGAACGCGCAACGCGTCGCCGCGTTGACGCAGGACAACCACACCGACCTCGATTTCACGGTGTCCGAGGTGGTGGCGCTCGGCCGTACACCGCATCTGCGCGGAAACCAGCCGCTGTCGGCCACGGAACACGCCCTGTGCCGGGAAGCGATGGAACAGACCGACGTGCTGCACCTCCAGGACCGCAGTGTCCTGACGCTGTCCGGCGGCGAACGGCAGCGCGTGTTCATCGCCAGGGCATTGGTGCAGCAGCCCAAGGTGCTGGTGCTCGACGAGCCGACCAACCACCTTGACGTGCGCCACCAGGTGGAGCTGTTGTCGTTCCTCGGCAAATCCGGGTTGACGGTGCTCGTCGCCATCCACGACCTGAACCTCGCGGCCGCCGCGTGCGACCGTCTCGGCGTGCTCGCCGGCGGCGAAGTGGTGGCCGCTGGTGCTCCAGTCGATGTGCTCACCACGGATCTCGTCCGGCGGGTGTTCGGCGTGGACGCGACCATCGTCGCCCACCCGCGGACCGGTGTCCCGCAGTTGCTGTACGACCTCAGGGAGAAAGCGTGA
- a CDS encoding FecCD family ABC transporter permease yields MTERVRLVPVLLILAVALVVSIAAGIALGPSVVPIGDVLHYLRAALTGGTITSDELSGYTIVWEVRTPRVLLAVLVGAGLSVVGVVIQALVRNALADPFVLGISSGASVGATAVVVFGVFASLGVYALSAAAFLGALGASVLVYIAAMSKAGLTPLRLVLTGIALAYGFQAVMSVLVFLAPDGQAARTVLFWLMGSLGGANWGSLPIAAVAVLLAMVVLLRNSRPLDVLAMGDETAASLGVDAVRLRRWLFVLTAAVTGLLVAVSGAVGFVGLVMPHLVRIVVGSGHRRVLAVAPLAGAVFMVWTDLVSRTLVAPEELPLGVITAVIGVPVFITLMRRRGYLFGGR; encoded by the coding sequence GTGACTGAGCGGGTCCGGCTGGTCCCGGTCCTCCTGATCCTGGCCGTCGCGCTCGTGGTGTCCATCGCCGCGGGGATCGCGCTCGGCCCGTCCGTCGTCCCCATCGGTGACGTGCTGCACTACCTGCGTGCCGCGTTGACCGGCGGCACGATCACGTCGGACGAACTGTCCGGCTACACCATCGTGTGGGAGGTCCGGACGCCACGGGTCCTGCTCGCGGTGCTGGTCGGTGCCGGTCTGAGCGTGGTCGGCGTGGTGATCCAGGCGTTGGTGCGCAACGCTTTGGCGGACCCGTTCGTACTGGGCATCTCGTCGGGGGCGTCCGTCGGCGCGACCGCGGTCGTCGTGTTCGGCGTCTTCGCCAGCCTGGGCGTGTACGCGTTGTCCGCGGCGGCGTTCCTGGGCGCCTTGGGCGCGTCCGTCCTGGTCTACATCGCTGCGATGAGCAAGGCGGGGCTCACGCCGTTGCGGCTTGTGCTGACCGGAATCGCGCTGGCGTACGGGTTCCAGGCCGTCATGAGCGTGCTTGTGTTCCTCGCACCCGATGGTCAGGCGGCGCGCACAGTGCTGTTCTGGCTGATGGGTAGCCTCGGCGGGGCCAACTGGGGATCGTTGCCGATCGCGGCCGTCGCCGTGTTGCTGGCAATGGTTGTGCTGCTGCGCAACAGCAGACCGTTGGATGTTCTCGCGATGGGTGACGAGACCGCGGCGAGCCTCGGTGTTGACGCCGTCCGGCTGCGGCGGTGGCTGTTCGTGCTCACCGCGGCGGTCACGGGACTGCTGGTCGCGGTGAGCGGGGCAGTCGGGTTTGTCGGCCTGGTCATGCCGCACCTCGTGCGGATCGTGGTCGGGTCGGGGCACCGCCGGGTCCTCGCGGTCGCGCCGCTGGCCGGTGCGGTGTTCATGGTCTGGACCGATCTGGTGTCGAGAACCCTTGTCGCGCCGGAAGAACTGCCGCTCGGTGTGATCACGGCGGTGATCGGCGTGCCGGTGTTCATCACGCTGATGCGTCGCCGCGGCTACCTCTTCGGAGGCCGCTGA
- a CDS encoding class I SAM-dependent methyltransferase: MRWYENDGLWSGFAETMFPPRRAQEAADLVATSPLLRFQPGAQVLDLCCGPGLWLAPLARRGYQVTGVDLSPVMLAEAKAACPDAELICEDMLEFSRPGQFDVALNVFTSFGYLAEAEDNLQVLRNAYTSLKPGGQLIVDVMGKEVLAGWIGRPQAVDVDGGCVVMRDTILDDWTRLRTDWTLVRGDTARHAVIECFVYSAAELKDLFRQAGFQDVECFGDFDASSYDNHSKRLIVRGYRRD, translated from the coding sequence ATGCGGTGGTACGAGAACGACGGTTTGTGGTCGGGCTTCGCCGAGACGATGTTCCCGCCGCGCCGGGCACAGGAAGCCGCTGACCTGGTCGCCACGTCACCGCTACTGCGGTTTCAACCGGGTGCGCAGGTCCTTGACCTGTGTTGTGGGCCTGGGTTGTGGCTGGCGCCACTGGCTCGTCGCGGGTATCAGGTCACCGGTGTCGATCTGAGCCCGGTGATGCTCGCGGAGGCCAAGGCCGCGTGTCCGGACGCCGAGCTGATCTGCGAGGACATGCTGGAGTTCAGCCGTCCCGGCCAGTTCGACGTGGCGCTCAACGTGTTCACCAGTTTCGGCTACCTCGCCGAGGCGGAGGACAACCTCCAGGTCCTCCGCAACGCGTACACGTCGCTCAAGCCGGGAGGGCAGCTGATTGTCGACGTGATGGGCAAGGAGGTGCTGGCCGGGTGGATCGGCAGGCCCCAGGCCGTCGACGTCGACGGCGGTTGCGTTGTGATGCGCGACACCATTCTCGACGACTGGACCAGGTTGCGCACCGACTGGACACTCGTACGCGGTGACACCGCGCGGCACGCGGTGATCGAGTGCTTCGTGTACAGCGCGGCCGAGCTGAAGGACCTGTTCCGGCAGGCGGGATTCCAGGACGTCGAATGCTTCGGTGACTTCGACGCCTCCTCCTACGACAACCACTCGAAGCGGTTGATTGTCCGTGGCTACCGGCGTGACTGA
- a CDS encoding cytochrome c oxidase subunit 3: protein MSEETLVRRRRGGHVPGEPELWMLILDDLVVFGVFFGVRGRNHAAQPELFAWGRQHLDTTTGLANTLILLTSSFAVARGLEHIRADDGRRAARAYGAAAVLGGAFVVLKAIEYSAHLAGTPLGTEFFVYYFVFTGIHLVHVLVGLGALAVLARRAPRPQPSVALFEGVGVYWHMVDVLWIVLFYLVYLV from the coding sequence ATGAGCGAGGAGACCCTCGTCCGCCGTCGGCGCGGCGGCCACGTCCCCGGTGAGCCCGAGCTGTGGATGCTGATTCTCGATGACCTGGTCGTCTTCGGTGTGTTCTTCGGCGTCCGGGGCCGCAACCACGCCGCCCAGCCCGAGCTCTTCGCCTGGGGCAGGCAACACCTCGACACGACGACCGGGCTGGCGAACACGCTGATCCTCCTGACGAGCTCCTTCGCTGTGGCCCGTGGACTGGAGCACATCCGGGCCGACGACGGGCGGCGGGCCGCGCGTGCCTACGGTGCGGCGGCCGTGCTGGGCGGGGCGTTCGTCGTCCTCAAGGCGATCGAGTACAGCGCGCATCTCGCGGGCACTCCGCTCGGCACCGAGTTCTTCGTGTACTACTTCGTTTTCACCGGCATCCACCTGGTGCACGTGCTGGTCGGGCTGGGTGCGCTCGCTGTCCTCGCCCGGCGCGCACCGCGCCCACAGCCGTCCGTGGCCCTGTTCGAAGGCGTCGGCGTCTACTGGCACATGGTCGATGTCCTGTGGATCGTGCTGTTCTACCTCGTCTACCTGGTCTGA
- a CDS encoding TetR/AcrR family transcriptional regulator, whose translation MSRHRSAGVRQEILTAAAAELADVGAERASLRSIARRVGITHQAVAHHFADRRAVLTAVAVDGVNRLLSLATDAVARVPANVPLGARTAAIGAAYVRFARENRALFSLTLVGSTQVEDSNPDLVTAQARMWQFLLETVTEESDRGWGGPLDAQSLAIMAWTFTHGMATLDERLFGDFEVDDLMRTLDRAIISTPTTETD comes from the coding sequence GTGAGTCGGCACAGGTCAGCAGGCGTTCGTCAGGAGATCCTGACCGCCGCGGCGGCGGAACTCGCGGACGTGGGCGCCGAGCGGGCCAGCCTGCGTTCGATCGCCCGCCGGGTCGGTATCACGCACCAGGCGGTGGCCCACCACTTCGCCGACCGCAGAGCGGTACTGACCGCGGTGGCGGTCGACGGCGTCAACCGCCTGCTCAGCCTCGCCACCGACGCGGTGGCGCGCGTGCCCGCGAACGTGCCACTGGGTGCACGGACTGCCGCGATCGGTGCCGCGTATGTGCGGTTCGCCCGGGAGAACCGGGCTTTGTTCTCGCTGACGCTCGTCGGCTCGACCCAGGTCGAGGACAGCAACCCCGATCTCGTGACCGCCCAGGCGCGGATGTGGCAGTTCCTGCTGGAGACTGTCACCGAGGAGTCGGACAGGGGCTGGGGCGGGCCGTTGGACGCGCAGTCACTGGCCATCATGGCCTGGACCTTCACCCACGGCATGGCCACGCTCGACGAACGCCTCTTCGGGGACTTCGAAGTCGACGACCTGATGCGGACCCTCGACCGCGCCATCATCAGCACCCCCACGACCGAGACGGACTAG
- a CDS encoding PucR family transcriptional regulator has protein sequence MLTIRALLDDPGLGLRLLVEGRPNALDDNVVWVHNTELPDPSPYLRERELVLTNGVWLPGADASSFVAHVFRAGAAGIVFGLRNQTPETPRAMIAACRLMDVPLLEISAKVPFTAVTRAAARHYAEARQASLLDMVRRGDELAKALTEGAGASGVLEVLRRDHDLPLSVVDRTGRLLAAAGPELSTEQLRVVAERLNGHPPPLEIDLGATVASVFLVGAVGEVDAALLCLRPSGELTRAERDALDQAARFLSLEVAKQQAVHAIELRFASELLDMILSGQHRAAEVPGRLRAFGVNPDGPLAVYALSFAGDSEPTLPGLAEAVAEFFLARNTPAAVAGATSDVVAVLPSRHCEDDLRELAEKLVNTIEFRFANRRTVVGIGGTAENSATLKQPLVRSRDACHVLRNRNGRLRVATFAELGTHRLLLGLHDEETLKDFADVVLAPLRRHDEHRDGELLRTVRAFLDNGGQWTATAEALFIHVNTLRNRMLKVTELTGRDVARTEDRVDLFLALEAGKYYG, from the coding sequence GTGCTCACCATCCGTGCCCTGCTCGACGACCCCGGACTCGGCCTGCGCCTGCTCGTCGAAGGCAGGCCGAACGCGCTGGACGACAACGTGGTGTGGGTGCACAACACGGAACTGCCGGACCCGTCGCCGTATCTGCGTGAGCGCGAACTGGTGCTCACCAACGGGGTGTGGCTGCCGGGGGCGGATGCGTCGTCCTTCGTCGCCCACGTCTTCCGTGCCGGTGCCGCCGGGATCGTGTTCGGCCTGCGCAACCAGACGCCGGAGACGCCGAGGGCGATGATCGCCGCGTGCCGTCTGATGGACGTCCCGCTGCTGGAGATCTCCGCGAAGGTGCCGTTCACCGCGGTCACGCGGGCCGCGGCCAGGCATTACGCCGAAGCCCGCCAGGCGTCGCTGCTGGACATGGTGCGCCGGGGCGACGAGCTGGCGAAAGCGTTGACGGAGGGCGCGGGTGCCTCCGGGGTGCTGGAGGTGCTACGCCGTGACCACGACCTGCCGCTGTCCGTCGTGGACCGCACAGGTCGCCTGCTCGCCGCGGCCGGCCCGGAGCTGAGCACGGAGCAACTGCGTGTCGTGGCCGAACGGCTCAACGGTCACCCACCGCCGCTGGAGATCGACCTCGGCGCCACCGTGGCCAGTGTTTTCCTTGTCGGAGCGGTCGGTGAAGTGGACGCGGCTCTGCTGTGCCTGCGGCCGTCCGGCGAACTCACGCGCGCCGAACGTGACGCGCTGGACCAGGCGGCCAGGTTTCTGAGCCTGGAGGTCGCCAAGCAGCAGGCGGTGCACGCGATCGAACTGCGGTTCGCGAGCGAACTGCTGGACATGATCCTGTCCGGGCAGCACCGGGCGGCGGAGGTTCCCGGCAGGCTGCGCGCGTTCGGAGTCAACCCCGACGGTCCGCTCGCGGTGTACGCGCTGTCGTTCGCGGGCGACAGCGAACCGACCCTGCCCGGGCTCGCCGAGGCGGTGGCGGAGTTCTTCCTCGCCAGGAACACACCCGCGGCGGTGGCCGGTGCAACCAGTGACGTGGTGGCCGTGCTGCCGTCCCGCCACTGCGAGGACGATCTGCGGGAGCTGGCGGAGAAGCTGGTGAACACGATCGAGTTCCGCTTCGCGAACCGCCGCACAGTCGTGGGGATCGGCGGTACAGCGGAGAACTCGGCCACGTTGAAACAACCGCTCGTCCGTTCCCGCGACGCATGCCACGTACTGCGCAACCGCAACGGCAGACTCAGGGTCGCGACGTTCGCCGAACTGGGCACGCACCGGCTCCTGCTCGGCCTGCACGACGAGGAGACGCTCAAGGACTTCGCAGACGTGGTCCTCGCCCCGCTCCGACGGCACGACGAGCACCGCGACGGCGAGCTCCTACGCACAGTGCGCGCGTTCCTGGACAACGGCGGACAGTGGACCGCGACCGCCGAGGCACTGTTCATCCACGTCAACACGTTGCGCAACCGCATGCTGAAGGTCACGGAACTGACAGGCCGGGATGTCGCCCGAACCGAGGACCGCGTGGACCTGTTCCTCGCACTCGAAGCCGGGAAGTACTACGGATAG
- a CDS encoding polysaccharide deacetylase family protein has protein sequence MTSTGWLGGAAAVATLTFDVDAESPVLAAGARFAHHLSTMSHQAYGPEVGVPRILGMLDELAVPATFFVPGWVARRYPGLTSSIVERGHEVAHHSYAHKAPTSMTGQEERDDFARAMDVFAEQGVEILGHRAAMWGARWQTPQLVAEHGLLYDSSLMADDRPYRIRTAPGDIAELPVHWSLDDWEQYAFLPEPHLGSVIESPVKVLETWRAELDGMRHYGCLFNLCCHPFLSARPGRIMALRRLVEYALECGDVTFMRCGDLARAVLDDEALTARVLPEPPNYP, from the coding sequence ATGACGTCGACGGGATGGCTCGGTGGGGCGGCCGCGGTGGCCACCCTGACCTTCGACGTGGACGCGGAAAGCCCGGTACTCGCGGCAGGCGCGCGGTTCGCGCACCACCTGTCCACGATGTCCCACCAGGCCTACGGGCCGGAGGTGGGGGTGCCGCGCATCCTCGGCATGCTCGACGAACTGGCCGTACCCGCGACTTTCTTCGTCCCCGGCTGGGTGGCCCGGCGGTACCCGGGCCTCACGTCATCCATTGTGGAGCGCGGCCACGAGGTCGCGCACCACTCGTACGCCCACAAGGCACCCACATCGATGACCGGACAGGAGGAGCGCGACGACTTCGCCCGAGCGATGGACGTCTTCGCCGAACAGGGAGTCGAGATCCTGGGCCACCGCGCGGCGATGTGGGGCGCGCGATGGCAGACACCGCAACTCGTCGCCGAACACGGGCTGCTGTACGACTCGTCACTGATGGCGGACGATCGCCCTTATCGGATCCGTACAGCACCGGGGGACATCGCCGAACTGCCGGTGCACTGGTCGCTCGACGACTGGGAACAGTACGCCTTCCTGCCCGAACCCCACCTCGGCTCCGTCATCGAATCACCGGTGAAGGTGCTGGAGACGTGGCGCGCGGAACTGGACGGCATGCGCCACTACGGTTGCCTGTTCAACCTGTGCTGCCACCCGTTCCTGTCCGCTCGGCCAGGCAGGATCATGGCACTGCGCCGGTTGGTGGAGTACGCGCTGGAGTGCGGCGATGTCACGTTCATGCGGTGTGGTGATCTCGCGCGTGCCGTGCTGGACGACGAGGCGCTGACCGCCCGTGTGCTGCCGGAGCCGCCGAACTATCCGTAG
- a CDS encoding tRNA-dihydrouridine synthase, whose product MKRDTAMNTIHPALTPTRIGAHELRSRYAVAPMSRVSATPDGVPTAEMAQYYKEFADGGFPLVITEGTYVDTRHSQGYLNQPGLATDRHVEGWRPVTAGVHAAGGLMITQLMHAGALSQGNPYTDERIGPSAVRPRGVMLPEYGGSGSWPVPREMSTQDIDDVVAGFVAATHNAVAAGFDGVEIHAANGYLFDQFITDYTNKRTDSYGGPMANRVRLTVQVLDAIKATGVLVGVRLSQTKVNDFTYRWPDAERDAETIYTALAHADYLHIASEGRNWLDTATLANGRTVTSIAREVTGLPVIVNGGMHDTALAAKVLDGGHADVLSVARGALVNPDLPRRVAAGAELERFEHGMLDPMVTIGNARRWKESRQG is encoded by the coding sequence GTGAAGCGAGACACCGCGATGAACACGATCCACCCCGCGCTGACCCCGACCCGGATCGGCGCGCACGAACTGCGCTCGCGGTACGCGGTCGCCCCGATGTCCAGGGTCTCCGCGACCCCGGACGGCGTCCCGACCGCGGAGATGGCCCAGTACTACAAGGAATTCGCCGACGGCGGCTTCCCACTGGTGATCACCGAGGGCACCTATGTCGACACGCGGCACAGCCAGGGATACCTCAACCAGCCCGGCCTGGCCACCGACCGGCACGTCGAAGGCTGGCGCCCGGTCACCGCGGGCGTGCACGCCGCCGGGGGCCTGATGATCACCCAGCTCATGCACGCCGGAGCACTGTCGCAGGGCAACCCGTACACCGACGAGCGCATCGGGCCGTCGGCCGTGCGCCCGCGCGGTGTGATGCTGCCCGAGTACGGCGGCAGTGGGTCGTGGCCGGTACCCCGGGAGATGTCCACACAGGACATCGACGACGTGGTGGCCGGTTTCGTCGCCGCCACGCACAACGCGGTCGCGGCGGGCTTCGACGGCGTCGAGATCCACGCGGCCAACGGCTACCTGTTCGACCAGTTCATCACCGACTACACCAACAAGCGCACCGACTCCTACGGCGGTCCCATGGCCAACCGGGTCCGGTTGACCGTGCAGGTCCTCGATGCCATCAAGGCCACGGGCGTACTCGTCGGCGTCCGGCTGTCGCAGACCAAGGTCAACGACTTCACCTACCGCTGGCCGGACGCCGAACGTGACGCCGAGACCATCTACACGGCACTGGCCCACGCGGACTACCTGCACATCGCCAGCGAGGGCCGCAACTGGCTGGACACGGCGACGCTCGCCAACGGCCGGACGGTGACCAGCATCGCCCGTGAGGTCACCGGCCTGCCGGTGATCGTCAACGGCGGCATGCACGACACCGCGCTGGCCGCGAAGGTGCTCGACGGCGGGCACGCCGACGTGCTGTCCGTGGCCAGGGGCGCGCTGGTCAACCCCGACCTGCCCCGCCGGGTCGCCGCCGGCGCCGAGCTGGAACGCTTCGAGCACGGCATGCTTGACCCCATGGTCACCATCGGCAACGCGCGCAGGTGGAAGGAGAGCAGGCAGGGATGA
- a CDS encoding DUF1989 domain-containing protein: MELTRVLVPAREGRAVRVSAGQLIRVSTPEGAQVGDFFAFCASDPVEHLSAAHTRGHTSRLFPVPGEPFVTDRRRPILTLTDDTSPGRHDMLIAACDPARYELLGHHGWHASCAENLKAAMRELEVDVTTVPQPVNFFMDIPVTADDVIEWRSSPAAPGDAVTLRAELDCFVVVSACPQDLVDVNGMRPGPLEIEILDK, encoded by the coding sequence ATGGAGCTGACACGAGTACTGGTGCCCGCCCGGGAGGGCCGGGCCGTGCGGGTCTCCGCTGGACAGCTCATACGGGTGAGCACCCCTGAAGGAGCGCAGGTGGGCGACTTCTTCGCGTTCTGTGCGTCAGACCCCGTCGAGCACCTCAGCGCCGCGCACACCCGCGGACATACGAGCCGCTTGTTCCCCGTGCCCGGTGAACCGTTCGTCACGGACCGTAGGCGGCCGATCCTCACGTTGACCGATGACACCTCGCCGGGGCGGCACGACATGCTGATCGCCGCCTGCGACCCGGCCCGCTACGAGCTCCTCGGGCACCACGGGTGGCACGCGTCCTGCGCGGAAAACCTGAAGGCGGCCATGCGTGAGCTGGAGGTCGACGTGACCACAGTGCCGCAGCCGGTGAACTTCTTCATGGACATCCCGGTGACCGCCGACGACGTCATCGAGTGGCGGTCGTCGCCTGCCGCGCCGGGCGATGCCGTGACACTGCGGGCCGAGCTGGACTGCTTCGTGGTGGTTTCCGCGTGCCCGCAGGACCTCGTCGACGTCAACGGCATGCGCCCCGGCCCACTCGAAATCGAAATCCTGGACAAGTGA
- a CDS encoding damage-control phosphatase ARMT1 family protein, with the protein MPPVITLESPFAHQVFHQRHPELFRRLMDAHPYGPDERAALEALLAETQKGTISLADDAFDRDTWLDWDRRHFGKPWAKAPFLWAESYFYRLLLGAVGYFDTGVDPFGPFKTAELRSSTLDNDYAWLAEQPHFDAALMASLYGNRADLGFQLIAGDSAAIHDQLVADDSAAVREFFQRVAPVAVTFVLDNAGRELLSDLVFADHLLTTGLASVVTLHAKPYPYFVSDATMTDVGDCLRRLRDLPGDSGNRLHEAAADGRLKIRTHPFHSAPLSFHTMPSDLAEELSRGVTVFKGDLNYRRLVGDCRWDPSTPFADAVSYLPGPAVALRILKSEVVVGADDRPRPPGWETAGTYASIQMYRP; encoded by the coding sequence GTGCCACCGGTCATCACGCTCGAGAGCCCGTTCGCCCACCAGGTGTTCCACCAGCGGCATCCCGAGTTGTTCCGGCGGCTGATGGACGCCCACCCGTACGGCCCGGACGAGCGCGCGGCACTGGAAGCGTTGCTGGCCGAAACGCAGAAGGGCACGATCTCGCTGGCGGACGACGCGTTCGACCGGGACACGTGGCTGGACTGGGACCGTCGCCACTTCGGCAAGCCGTGGGCGAAAGCACCGTTCCTGTGGGCGGAGAGCTACTTCTACCGGCTGTTGCTGGGCGCGGTCGGGTACTTCGACACCGGCGTCGACCCGTTCGGACCCTTCAAGACCGCGGAGCTGCGTTCATCCACACTGGACAACGACTATGCCTGGCTCGCCGAACAACCGCACTTCGACGCCGCGTTGATGGCGTCGCTCTACGGCAACCGGGCCGACCTGGGATTCCAGCTCATCGCGGGCGACTCCGCCGCGATCCACGACCAGCTCGTCGCCGACGACAGCGCGGCCGTGCGCGAGTTCTTCCAGCGCGTGGCGCCGGTTGCGGTCACGTTCGTGCTGGACAACGCGGGCCGGGAACTGTTGTCCGACTTGGTGTTCGCCGATCACCTGCTGACCACCGGACTGGCGAGCGTGGTGACGTTGCACGCGAAGCCCTATCCGTACTTCGTCTCCGACGCGACCATGACCGACGTCGGCGACTGCCTGCGGCGGCTGCGTGACCTGCCCGGTGACTCGGGCAACAGGTTGCACGAGGCCGCAGCGGACGGACGGCTCAAGATCCGCACGCATCCGTTCCACAGCGCCCCGTTGTCGTTCCACACCATGCCTTCCGACCTCGCCGAGGAGCTCAGCCGCGGCGTGACCGTCTTCAAGGGCGACCTCAACTACCGACGGCTGGTCGGCGACTGCCGCTGGGATCCGTCGACACCTTTCGCCGACGCCGTGTCGTACCTGCCCGGGCCAGCCGTGGCCCTGCGAATCCTGAAGTCCGAGGTCGTCGTCGGCGCTGACGACCGCCCCCGCCCACCCGGCTGGGAGACCGCGGGCACGTACGCCTCGATCCAGATGTACCGCCCCTGA